One window from the genome of Dermacentor silvarum isolate Dsil-2018 chromosome 7, BIME_Dsil_1.4, whole genome shotgun sequence encodes:
- the LOC119458812 gene encoding uncharacterized protein LOC119458812 yields the protein MRAEFSRTSKTPTEDINTSRCTCIDLVFTNVPYMVRDVMYVLTYYSNHKVKIASMYPDHGCTRRDSDINKKCLGDHNRWAYGFLCFVAVCALVAGLLVYYLFTDALGESTRPEYIGSLGCHNCLTPGGPLTETLDASVNPCDDFKAYVTSRWLPDPHSDASEHWKYKWHVKYIWTRAATKEIKGPHFASPPESIVASSFRACESRSAENALETRAMFKMLLRNLSIPWPELPTGDTDPFDVHFSVCVRWNIPLWFDVRVLPEDALKSRRAVYIGPSVYAKFWGSQYRSMASEATIRQYVGQYLLYFDEEYGQNTSLTFDSYLTFNFTRHVTFMLEAVHKNAGPEFHTFESLANAFGQRPDHFLSLMNKHFRPQKPFEPGDAAIVKKKGTTEVVSYITANYDSTLLRSHMGWWVLQIYAPIADASFFVQKYGSKELADLLRPLFCETQMESSFKILIFSKHVALNFPRKVRQQVDEIFHNIREETAALFEKSGSLAGANVGRRLRGMRVNLWPKHEYRSREKLQRIYASHNTTKATSLEHWITERRANAKLIGSDAYFEDKRLPHSFSKEPIYYDSLLNEVTVSMLLAHEPFFYPGGDAAVNYGGLGAAFSSALLAGGLEIETAEPEANLEEATGNESLPTTRKATSLFMPINPLSKTAAQGFLPAFRAFQLSRTILANVRPFAPEMLFFINYCHSQSRVRISFDCNAALRGATNFVSAFHCEKGSRMNP from the exons ATGCGTGCCGAGTTCAGTCGCACATCGAAGACGCCCACTGAGGATATCAACACGTCAAGATGTACGTGCATCGATCTCGTATTCACCAACGTCCCATACATGGTGCGAGATGTGATGTATGTTCTCACCTACTACTCGAATCACAAGGTCAAGATAGCATCTATGTACcccgaccacggt TGCACGCGGCGGGACAGCGACATCAACAAGAAGTGTCTTGGCGACCACAACCGTTGGGCGTACGGCTTTCTATGTTTCGTGGCCGTATGCGCGCTGGTCGCGGGACTCCTGGTCTACTACCTCTTCACGGACGCGCTCGGCGAGTCCACTCGACCTGAGTACATCGGAAGCCTCGGCTGCCACAACTGCTTGACACCCGGAGGGCCTCTCACCGAAACGCTCGACGCTAGTGTCAACCCGTGCGACGACTTCAAGGCATACGTGACGTCCCGCTGGCTGCCGGACCCGCACAGCGACGCGTCCGAGCACTGGAAATACAAGTGGCACGTCAAGTACATCTGGACGCGCGCGGCGACCAAGGAGATCAAAGGCCCACACTTCGCCTCGCCGCCGGAGAGCATAGTGGCGTCGTCCTTCAGGGCCTGCGAAAGCCGGTCCGCCGAGAACGCACTCGAGACTCGCGCCATGTTCAAGATGTTGTTGCGAAACCTCAGCATTCCATGGCCCGAGCTGCCCACGGGAGACACGGACCCGTTCGACGTCCATTTCAGCGTCTGCGTTCGGTGGAACATCCCCCTTTGGTTCGACGTCAGGGTCCTTCCGGAAGACGCCCTTAAAAGCAGACGTGCGGTCTACATCGGGCCGAGCGTGTATGCCAAGTTCTGGGGCAGCCAGTACAGGTCGATGGCTAGCGAAGCCACGATACGCCAGTACGTCGGCCAGTACCTCCTCTACTTCGACGAGGAGTACGGGCAAAACACATCGTTGACCTTCGACTCCTACTTGACGTTCAACTTCACGCGACACGTGACGTTCATGCTGGAGGCCGTTCACAAAAACGCGGGCCCTGAGTTCCACACCTTCGAGTCGCTGGCGAACGCCTTTGGTCAGCGTCCCGATCACTTTCTCAGCCTAATGAACAAGCATTTTCGGCCTCAAAAACCCTTCGAGCCAGGCGATGCGGCCATTGTCAAGAAAAAAGGCACCACCGAAGTCGTGAGCTACATCACGGCCAACTACGATTCCACGCTGCTCCGTAGTCACATGGGCTGGTGGGTGCTCCAAATCTACGCGCCCATCGCCGACGCCAGCTTTTTCGTCCAAAAGTACGGCAGCAAAGAACTGGCTGATCTTCTCAGACCGCTATTCTGCGAGACCCAGATGGAGAGTTCCTTCAAGATTCTGATTTTCTCCAAGCATGTCGCCCTCAACTTTCCCCGAAAGGTGAGACAGCAGGTCGACGAAATTTTCCACAACATTCGTGAAGAGACGGCTGCCCTGTTCGAGAAGTCGGGCTCACTCGCCGGCGCGAACGTCGGGCGCAGATTGCGAGGCATGAGGGTCAACTTGTGGCCGAAGCACGAATACCGCTCCAGAGAGAAGCTTCAGCGCATCTATGCCTCGCACAACACGACTAAGGCGACGTCACTCGAACATTGGATCACTGAGCGGCGAGCCAACGCGAAGCTGATCGGAAGCGACGCCTACTTCGAAGACAAGAGGCTGCCTCACTCATTCTCTAAGGAACCGATCTATTACGATTCGCTTCTCAACGAAGTCACAGTGTCGATGTTGCTGGCACACGAGCCTTTCTTCTATCCCGGCGGCGACGCTGCCGTCAACTACGGAGGTTTGGGAGCCGCCTTCTCTTCTGCGTTGCTGGCGGGAGGGCTTGAAATAGAAACAGCGGAACCAGAAGCCAATCTGGAGGAGGCCACTGGCAATGAAAGCCTGCCGACAACGCGCAAAGCCACCTCCTTATTCATGCCTATTAACCCTCTCTCGAAGACCGCAGCGCAGGGCTTCCTTCCGGCCTTTCGCGCCTTCCAGCTCTCAAGGACCATCCTAGCGAATGTCCGCCCATTCGCTCCAGAAATGTTGTTCTTCATCAACTACTGTCACAGTCAGAGCAGGGTACGGATTTCTTTCGACTGCAACGCGGCGCTTCGAGGGGCCACCAACTTCGTGTCAGCGTTTCACTGTGAGAAGGGTTCCCGCATGAACCCCTGA